The Paeniglutamicibacter sulfureus genome includes a region encoding these proteins:
- a CDS encoding MurR/RpiR family transcriptional regulator, protein MSEIVEWIDSLVEQREVSSATLRVLEVLKDDPGGTFPLSAQKVATYARVNVASVVRAAQFLGFSGWSEMKQEVRHRYLATLSGDQLLRNRGTSGNSPSRSSMMADVKNLHDFVARADDTQFRRIAELISEANRSMVLATGSYAAPGLQLTHIGQSLGHDLELHMAMSTALASRLRLLKAGDCIISCALWRSSSWILETTRVAKKRGAKVIVISDRRTALSDLADESVIVPSESVSYVRSMTAAMTVTQAVIAELAALDPDRSAMNLMDVEEIWKELNLVEPTD, encoded by the coding sequence ATGTCCGAAATTGTTGAATGGATCGATTCCCTGGTTGAGCAGAGGGAAGTATCCTCCGCCACGCTTCGCGTACTTGAAGTGCTGAAAGACGATCCGGGCGGAACTTTTCCTCTTTCTGCCCAGAAAGTTGCAACTTATGCACGAGTCAATGTGGCGTCGGTGGTTCGCGCGGCCCAATTCCTGGGCTTCAGCGGTTGGTCCGAAATGAAGCAGGAAGTCAGGCATAGGTACCTCGCGACTTTGAGCGGCGACCAGCTCCTGCGCAACAGGGGCACTTCTGGCAACTCCCCGTCGCGATCCAGCATGATGGCCGATGTCAAAAATCTTCATGACTTCGTTGCCCGCGCCGACGATACCCAATTCCGTCGCATTGCGGAGCTGATCTCCGAGGCCAATAGATCCATGGTGTTGGCCACCGGAAGTTACGCGGCACCCGGTCTGCAACTAACGCACATTGGTCAGTCACTCGGTCATGATCTGGAACTTCACATGGCCATGAGCACCGCATTGGCTTCCCGATTGCGGCTTCTAAAAGCAGGCGATTGCATCATCAGCTGCGCGCTGTGGCGCTCCAGCTCATGGATATTGGAAACTACTAGGGTGGCGAAAAAGCGCGGCGCCAAAGTCATCGTTATCTCCGACCGGCGAACCGCTTTGTCCGACCTTGCCGACGAATCGGTAATCGTGCCTAGTGAAAGTGTCAGCTACGTCCGCTCCATGACAGCTGCTATGACTGTCACCCAAGCGGTCATCGCCGAGCTTGCAGCACTCGATCCCGATCGTTCTGCCATGAACTTGATGGATGTTGAGGAGATCTGGAAGGAACTGAATCTGGTGGAACCCACCGACTAA
- a CDS encoding sodium:solute symporter family protein yields the protein MQLTHVLILVGYVALMILIGAWFSRSKATSTGDDFLLAGRSLPAPVLAGTMLATFVGSGSIIGAASFIYEYGPWAGMFFFSGTFIGIICLLILAPRVQRLAKYTVPQILEMRFGKVVRLIATVIILVAFVGITAYQFTGAGYIISLITPLSPSQSTIAATVLITFLALSGGLKSVAWSDFISIAIVAISLIALMIYIFAVDFGGLATYVDGLNPIQLTLTGGLSPIQLLGYFLPVFLLLLGDQNMYQRLAAAASEKTARFATLLFFFGAFFIIVPVILLASASSVLQDGIDPDTAILSLGGAEFSPAGLGGLLLTGAFALIVTTGSSYLLTCSANIVHDLVARLRTQETTDRQAMIIGRWGVLLLAVLGFVMVQFFPSVLSLQMYAYTMYGAAITPALLAALFWPRATGTGVAASMVAGGLATILWEINGLSQSVMNGVIVSLPVALVVMVVVSLLGKPAPAAKTTADSQAEHIQS from the coding sequence ATGCAACTTACTCATGTTCTGATTCTCGTGGGCTACGTAGCCCTCATGATCCTGATCGGAGCCTGGTTTAGTCGTTCAAAAGCGACCTCCACTGGTGACGACTTCCTGCTGGCAGGACGATCGCTGCCCGCCCCGGTCCTCGCCGGCACAATGCTTGCAACCTTCGTCGGTTCGGGCTCCATTATCGGCGCCGCAAGTTTTATCTATGAATATGGTCCCTGGGCCGGGATGTTCTTCTTCAGCGGTACGTTCATCGGCATTATTTGCCTACTGATACTTGCTCCACGCGTACAGCGCTTGGCCAAGTACACAGTTCCACAAATTTTGGAGATGCGGTTCGGAAAAGTTGTCCGCCTCATCGCCACAGTCATTATCCTGGTTGCCTTCGTCGGCATCACCGCCTACCAGTTCACTGGTGCGGGTTACATCATCAGCCTCATCACGCCGCTTAGCCCGTCGCAGAGCACCATTGCGGCCACCGTCCTGATCACCTTCCTTGCCCTGAGCGGCGGGTTGAAGTCGGTGGCCTGGTCCGACTTCATTTCCATCGCAATTGTCGCAATTTCACTGATCGCGCTGATGATCTACATCTTCGCCGTTGACTTCGGCGGGCTTGCAACCTACGTAGATGGCCTTAACCCGATCCAACTAACTCTCACCGGCGGTCTCTCGCCGATCCAGCTGCTGGGATACTTCCTGCCGGTCTTCCTGCTTTTGCTTGGGGATCAGAACATGTACCAGCGTCTTGCCGCGGCAGCCAGTGAAAAGACAGCGCGCTTCGCGACCCTGCTGTTCTTCTTCGGAGCCTTCTTCATCATCGTCCCGGTTATCCTCTTGGCCTCGGCGTCGTCAGTCCTTCAAGACGGCATTGACCCGGATACTGCCATCCTCTCGCTGGGTGGGGCAGAATTCAGTCCAGCGGGTCTCGGAGGATTGTTGCTGACTGGTGCGTTCGCCCTGATCGTCACCACCGGTTCGTCGTACCTGCTTACATGTTCGGCAAACATCGTCCATGACCTCGTAGCTAGGCTGCGGACCCAGGAAACCACCGATCGTCAGGCCATGATCATCGGTCGCTGGGGAGTGCTGCTCCTAGCGGTGTTGGGCTTTGTCATGGTCCAGTTCTTCCCCAGCGTGCTCTCGCTGCAAATGTACGCTTACACCATGTACGGCGCTGCCATCACGCCGGCTCTGCTGGCTGCCTTGTTCTGGCCACGCGCCACCGGAACCGGTGTTGCAGCTTCCATGGTCGCCGGCGGCCTGGCAACAATCTTGTGGGAAATCAACGGTCTTTCTCAGTCAGTGATGAACGGTGTGATTGTTTCACTGCCCGTCGCTTTGGTCGTCATGGTGGTGGTCAGTCTCTTGGGGAAACCTGCGCCGGCAGCGAAAACCACAGCGGATTCCCAAGCCGAGCATATTCAGTCATAG
- a CDS encoding MFS transporter has product MGQPAVDSKNKAPRPGAGTKDANEAAATRRAVSNILKGSAGNLGEWFDLYVYTVFAVYFQSHFFNATNELQAGLEAMAVFATSFLMRPVGAWFFGRYADRHGRKAALTLSVTMMSAGSFPIALLPTQQAIGMWAMVLLVFVRLVQGFSVGGEYGTSATYMSEAATSKRRGFFSSFQYVTLIGGQMLALPVLVILQNTMSHETLTEWGWRIPFAIGGVAVLVVLWLRRTMEETVSAEQVAAANKPGVAGEAQLGTMKLLFTQYWRPLLICIGITLGGTVAFYTYTNFILKFMNDTSGIEKTPTSVINFWALFIFMLLQPVYGIISDKVGRKPLLLWFGITGVLFTWPLLSMLSKTQNPLFAFLLMMGGLVIVGGYTSINALVKAELFPASIRALGVGLGNAIANSLFGGTVPLIGAALQKADRVDLFFTYVTVAIGISLLVYIFALKNKKTTHLDNEQGHAWTGKNPDAGAPGATDADDDKKELVDA; this is encoded by the coding sequence ATGGGACAACCTGCCGTGGACAGCAAGAACAAGGCACCGAGACCCGGTGCCGGCACCAAAGATGCAAACGAGGCGGCGGCAACCCGTAGGGCTGTCAGCAACATCCTCAAGGGCTCGGCCGGAAACCTCGGGGAGTGGTTTGACCTCTACGTCTACACGGTGTTTGCCGTGTACTTCCAGTCGCACTTCTTCAACGCCACCAACGAGCTGCAGGCCGGCCTGGAAGCCATGGCCGTCTTCGCGACCTCGTTCCTGATGCGCCCGGTGGGCGCGTGGTTCTTCGGCCGCTACGCCGACCGCCACGGACGCAAGGCGGCACTGACGCTGTCGGTGACCATGATGTCCGCCGGCTCCTTCCCCATCGCGCTGCTGCCGACGCAGCAAGCCATCGGCATGTGGGCCATGGTGCTGTTGGTCTTCGTGCGCCTGGTCCAGGGCTTCTCCGTGGGCGGCGAGTACGGCACCAGCGCCACCTACATGTCCGAGGCCGCGACCTCCAAGCGCCGCGGGTTCTTCTCTTCCTTCCAGTACGTGACCCTGATCGGCGGCCAGATGCTGGCCCTGCCGGTGCTGGTCATCCTGCAGAACACCATGAGCCATGAAACGCTCACCGAATGGGGCTGGCGCATTCCATTCGCCATCGGCGGCGTCGCGGTCCTCGTGGTCCTGTGGCTGCGCCGCACCATGGAGGAAACCGTCTCCGCCGAGCAGGTGGCCGCGGCCAACAAGCCGGGCGTTGCCGGCGAGGCCCAGCTGGGCACCATGAAGCTGCTGTTCACCCAGTATTGGAGGCCGCTGCTCATCTGCATCGGCATCACCCTGGGCGGCACCGTCGCGTTCTACACGTACACCAACTTCATCCTGAAGTTCATGAACGACACCTCGGGCATCGAAAAGACCCCGACCTCGGTCATCAACTTCTGGGCGCTGTTTATCTTCATGCTGCTTCAGCCGGTCTACGGCATCATCTCGGACAAGGTCGGACGCAAGCCGCTGCTGCTCTGGTTCGGCATCACCGGTGTCCTGTTCACCTGGCCGCTGCTCTCGATGCTGTCCAAGACCCAGAACCCGCTCTTCGCCTTCCTGCTGATGATGGGCGGGCTGGTCATTGTCGGTGGCTACACCTCGATCAACGCGCTGGTGAAGGCCGAGCTGTTCCCGGCCTCCATCCGTGCCCTGGGCGTGGGCCTGGGCAACGCGATCGCGAACTCGCTCTTCGGCGGAACCGTCCCGCTGATCGGCGCCGCGCTGCAGAAGGCCGACCGCGTTGACCTGTTCTTCACCTACGTCACCGTGGCCATCGGGATCTCGCTGCTGGTCTACATCTTCGCGCTGAAGAACAAGAAGACCACGCACCTGGACAACGAACAGGGCCATGCCTGGACCGGGAAGAACCCGGACGCCGGGGCTCCGGGTGCCACGGACGCGGACGACGACAAGAAGGAACTCGTCGACGCCTAG
- a CDS encoding response regulator transcription factor produces the protein MDVLIVEDDDSMGAALTAAVKSTGHGATRVARGTDALLKHREFDVILLDLGLPDMDGLEVLRKLRQVTQSPILILTARDDERSVVLGLRSGADDYLIKPVKLVELLARIEAVTRRTMPAGGRRNPSIQIGELAIDLDRRVAEVKGIELSLTPTEFDLLSLLARNAGSVVTREQILDSLWGDAFLASSRSLDVHLTGLRSKLSLPGFIVNVRGVGYRIEADPQ, from the coding sequence ATGGACGTACTCATCGTAGAGGATGACGACTCCATGGGCGCGGCACTCACCGCCGCGGTGAAGTCCACCGGACACGGCGCCACTAGGGTCGCCCGCGGCACCGACGCGTTGCTCAAGCACCGCGAATTCGACGTGATCCTGCTGGATCTGGGGTTGCCGGACATGGACGGTCTCGAGGTGCTGCGCAAGCTGCGTCAGGTCACCCAGTCCCCCATCCTGATCCTCACGGCCCGCGACGACGAACGCTCGGTGGTGCTCGGGTTGCGCTCTGGCGCTGACGACTACCTGATCAAACCGGTCAAGCTCGTGGAACTGCTCGCCCGCATCGAGGCAGTCACCCGGCGCACCATGCCCGCCGGCGGACGCAGGAACCCCAGCATCCAGATTGGGGAGCTAGCCATCGACCTCGACCGCCGCGTGGCCGAGGTCAAAGGCATCGAACTGTCTCTGACGCCCACCGAGTTCGATTTGCTGTCACTGCTGGCCCGCAATGCCGGGTCGGTGGTCACCCGCGAACAGATCCTCGATTCCCTGTGGGGAGATGCCTTCCTGGCTTCCTCACGCTCGCTGGATGTGCACCTGACCGGACTGCGCTCCAAGCTTTCGCTGCCCGGATT